A section of the Triplophysa dalaica isolate WHDGS20190420 chromosome 8, ASM1584641v1, whole genome shotgun sequence genome encodes:
- the gulp1a gene encoding PTB domain-containing engulfment adapter protein 1 isoform X1, with protein sequence MNRAFNRKKDKSWMHTPEALAKHFIAYNTKFLGNTEVDQPKGTEVVRDAVRKLKFQRHIKKSEGQKIPKVELQISIYGVKILDPKSKEVQYNCQLHRISFCADDKTDKRIFTFICKDSESNKHLCYVFDSDKCAEEITLTIGQAFDLAYKKFLESGGKDVETRKQIAGLQKRIQDLEVENSELKKQLHVLEEQMMIAQVPPLLHINSSNEAYMLQRPSSLFWCHNMTSFSCLEISSVTLTPMSSPDSNLSSGLLTPPHAKAADSKPPSGVGVPHPPGDSMSSKTPTDIFDMVPFSPMTPLIPLPASNGSAPPPPVRPTEMRKDLFGAEPFDPFTCGAADFPPDIQSKLDEMQEGFKMGLTVEGAVFSLDPLDGRC encoded by the exons tttctgGGGAATACGGAGGTCGATCAACCCAAAGGTACAGAAGTTGTAAGAGATGCTGTCAGAAAGCTGAAG tTTCAGAGGCACATTAAAAAATCGGAAGGACAGAAGATCCCAAAAGTGGAATTACAGATCTCCATTTATGGAGTGAAAATATTGGATCCTAAATCCAAA GAAGTACAATACAACTGTCAGCTGCACCGAATATCTTTCTGCGCAGATGACAAAACGGATAAACGGATATTCACGTTCATTTGCAAAGATTCAGAGTCCAACAAACATCTCTGCTATGTGTTTGACAGCGATAAATGT GCAGAGGAGATCACTTTGACCATCGGCCAAGCGTTCGACTTGGCATACAAGAAGTTTCTGGAATCTGGTGGTAAAGATGTGGAAACAAGGAAACAGATAGCAGGCCTTCAGAAAAGA ATTCAAGATCTTGAAGTTGAAAATTCAGAGTTGAAGAAGCAGTTACACGTCTTAGAGGAGCAAATGATGATTGCTCAAGTCCCCCCT CTTCTTCATATTAACTCTTCTAATGAGGCCTATATGCTTCAGAGACCGTCATCTCTGTTCTGGTGTCACAACATGACGTCTTTCTCTTGTCTCGAAATCTCTTCTGTTACGCTAACGCCAATGAGCTCACCCGACTCTAACCTTTCCTCTGGTCTTCTGACACCTCCACATGCTAAAGCAGCTGACTCGAAGCCTCCCAGCGGAGTCGGTGTTCCTCACCCTCCT GGAGACAGCATGTCCTCAAAGACGCCCACTGACATATTTGACATGGTTCCATTTTCTCCCATGACCCCTCTGATTCCATTACCAGCAAGTAATGGCTCAGCCCCACCGCCCCCAGTGAGGCCCACAGAGATGA GGAAAGACCTGTTTGGTGCTGAGCCGTTCGACCCGTTTACCTGCGGGGCAGCTGACTTCCCCCCTGACATCCAGTCTAAACTGGATGAGATGCAG GAGGGGTTCAAAATGGGACTAACAGTAGAGGGCGCTGTCTTTTCCCTTGATCCTCTAGATGGTCGCTGCTGA
- the gulp1a gene encoding PTB domain-containing engulfment adapter protein 1 isoform X4, whose product MNRAFNRKKDKSWMHTPEALAKHFIAYNTKFLGNTEVDQPKGTEVVRDAVRKLKFQRHIKKSEGQKIPKVELQISIYGVKILDPKSKEVQYNCQLHRISFCADDKTDKRIFTFICKDSESNKHLCYVFDSDKCAEEITLTIGQAFDLAYKKFLESGGKDVETRKQIAGLQKRIQDLEVENSELKKQLHVLEEQMMIAQVPPGDSMSSKTPTDIFDMVPFSPMTPLIPLPASNGSAPPPPVRPTEMRKDLFGAEPFDPFTCGAADFPPDIQSKLDEMQEGFKMGLTVEGAVFSLDPLDGRC is encoded by the exons tttctgGGGAATACGGAGGTCGATCAACCCAAAGGTACAGAAGTTGTAAGAGATGCTGTCAGAAAGCTGAAG tTTCAGAGGCACATTAAAAAATCGGAAGGACAGAAGATCCCAAAAGTGGAATTACAGATCTCCATTTATGGAGTGAAAATATTGGATCCTAAATCCAAA GAAGTACAATACAACTGTCAGCTGCACCGAATATCTTTCTGCGCAGATGACAAAACGGATAAACGGATATTCACGTTCATTTGCAAAGATTCAGAGTCCAACAAACATCTCTGCTATGTGTTTGACAGCGATAAATGT GCAGAGGAGATCACTTTGACCATCGGCCAAGCGTTCGACTTGGCATACAAGAAGTTTCTGGAATCTGGTGGTAAAGATGTGGAAACAAGGAAACAGATAGCAGGCCTTCAGAAAAGA ATTCAAGATCTTGAAGTTGAAAATTCAGAGTTGAAGAAGCAGTTACACGTCTTAGAGGAGCAAATGATGATTGCTCAAGTCCCCCCT GGAGACAGCATGTCCTCAAAGACGCCCACTGACATATTTGACATGGTTCCATTTTCTCCCATGACCCCTCTGATTCCATTACCAGCAAGTAATGGCTCAGCCCCACCGCCCCCAGTGAGGCCCACAGAGATGA GGAAAGACCTGTTTGGTGCTGAGCCGTTCGACCCGTTTACCTGCGGGGCAGCTGACTTCCCCCCTGACATCCAGTCTAAACTGGATGAGATGCAG GAGGGGTTCAAAATGGGACTAACAGTAGAGGGCGCTGTCTTTTCCCTTGATCCTCTAGATGGTCGCTGCTGA
- the gulp1a gene encoding PTB domain-containing engulfment adapter protein 1 isoform X2 — translation MNRAFNRKKDKSWMHTPEALAKHFIAYNTKFLGNTEVDQPKGTEVVRDAVRKLKFQRHIKKSEGQKIPKVELQISIYGVKILDPKSKEVQYNCQLHRISFCADDKTDKRIFTFICKDSESNKHLCYVFDSDKCAEEITLTIGQAFDLAYKKFLESGGKDVETRKQIAGLQKRIQDLEVENSELKKQLHVLEEQMMIAQVPPLLHINSSNEAYMLQRPSSLFWCHNMTSFSCLEISSVTLTPMSSPDSNLSSGLLTPPHAKAADSKPPSGVGVPHPPGDSMSSKTPTDIFDMVPFSPMTPLIPLPASNGSAPPPPVRPTEMRKDLFGAEPFDPFTCGAADFPPDIQSKLDEMQRQRWRGSKWD, via the exons tttctgGGGAATACGGAGGTCGATCAACCCAAAGGTACAGAAGTTGTAAGAGATGCTGTCAGAAAGCTGAAG tTTCAGAGGCACATTAAAAAATCGGAAGGACAGAAGATCCCAAAAGTGGAATTACAGATCTCCATTTATGGAGTGAAAATATTGGATCCTAAATCCAAA GAAGTACAATACAACTGTCAGCTGCACCGAATATCTTTCTGCGCAGATGACAAAACGGATAAACGGATATTCACGTTCATTTGCAAAGATTCAGAGTCCAACAAACATCTCTGCTATGTGTTTGACAGCGATAAATGT GCAGAGGAGATCACTTTGACCATCGGCCAAGCGTTCGACTTGGCATACAAGAAGTTTCTGGAATCTGGTGGTAAAGATGTGGAAACAAGGAAACAGATAGCAGGCCTTCAGAAAAGA ATTCAAGATCTTGAAGTTGAAAATTCAGAGTTGAAGAAGCAGTTACACGTCTTAGAGGAGCAAATGATGATTGCTCAAGTCCCCCCT CTTCTTCATATTAACTCTTCTAATGAGGCCTATATGCTTCAGAGACCGTCATCTCTGTTCTGGTGTCACAACATGACGTCTTTCTCTTGTCTCGAAATCTCTTCTGTTACGCTAACGCCAATGAGCTCACCCGACTCTAACCTTTCCTCTGGTCTTCTGACACCTCCACATGCTAAAGCAGCTGACTCGAAGCCTCCCAGCGGAGTCGGTGTTCCTCACCCTCCT GGAGACAGCATGTCCTCAAAGACGCCCACTGACATATTTGACATGGTTCCATTTTCTCCCATGACCCCTCTGATTCCATTACCAGCAAGTAATGGCTCAGCCCCACCGCCCCCAGTGAGGCCCACAGAGATGA GGAAAGACCTGTTTGGTGCTGAGCCGTTCGACCCGTTTACCTGCGGGGCAGCTGACTTCCCCCCTGACATCCAGTCTAAACTGGATGAGATGCAG CGGCAGAGATG GAGGGGTTCAAAATGGGACTAA
- the gulp1a gene encoding PTB domain-containing engulfment adapter protein 1 isoform X3, with protein MNRAFNRKKDKSWMHTPEALAKHFIAYNTKFLGNTEVDQPKGTEVVRDAVRKLKFQRHIKKSEGQKIPKVELQISIYGVKILDPKSKEVQYNCQLHRISFCADDKTDKRIFTFICKDSESNKHLCYVFDSDKCAEEITLTIGQAFDLAYKKFLESGGKDVETRKQIAGLQKRIQDLEVENSELKKQLHVLEEQMMIAQVPPLLHINSSNEAYMLQRPSSLFWCHNMTSFSCLEISSVTLTPMSSPDSNLSSGLLTPPHAKAADSKPPSGVGVPHPPGDSMSSKTPTDIFDMVPFSPMTPLIPLPASNGSAPPPPVRPTEMRKDLFGAEPFDPFTCGAADFPPDIQSKLDEMQVTACL; from the exons tttctgGGGAATACGGAGGTCGATCAACCCAAAGGTACAGAAGTTGTAAGAGATGCTGTCAGAAAGCTGAAG tTTCAGAGGCACATTAAAAAATCGGAAGGACAGAAGATCCCAAAAGTGGAATTACAGATCTCCATTTATGGAGTGAAAATATTGGATCCTAAATCCAAA GAAGTACAATACAACTGTCAGCTGCACCGAATATCTTTCTGCGCAGATGACAAAACGGATAAACGGATATTCACGTTCATTTGCAAAGATTCAGAGTCCAACAAACATCTCTGCTATGTGTTTGACAGCGATAAATGT GCAGAGGAGATCACTTTGACCATCGGCCAAGCGTTCGACTTGGCATACAAGAAGTTTCTGGAATCTGGTGGTAAAGATGTGGAAACAAGGAAACAGATAGCAGGCCTTCAGAAAAGA ATTCAAGATCTTGAAGTTGAAAATTCAGAGTTGAAGAAGCAGTTACACGTCTTAGAGGAGCAAATGATGATTGCTCAAGTCCCCCCT CTTCTTCATATTAACTCTTCTAATGAGGCCTATATGCTTCAGAGACCGTCATCTCTGTTCTGGTGTCACAACATGACGTCTTTCTCTTGTCTCGAAATCTCTTCTGTTACGCTAACGCCAATGAGCTCACCCGACTCTAACCTTTCCTCTGGTCTTCTGACACCTCCACATGCTAAAGCAGCTGACTCGAAGCCTCCCAGCGGAGTCGGTGTTCCTCACCCTCCT GGAGACAGCATGTCCTCAAAGACGCCCACTGACATATTTGACATGGTTCCATTTTCTCCCATGACCCCTCTGATTCCATTACCAGCAAGTAATGGCTCAGCCCCACCGCCCCCAGTGAGGCCCACAGAGATGA GGAAAGACCTGTTTGGTGCTGAGCCGTTCGACCCGTTTACCTGCGGGGCAGCTGACTTCCCCCCTGACATCCAGTCTAAACTGGATGAGATGCAGGTGACTGCATGTCTGTGA
- the col5a2a gene encoding collagen, type V, alpha 2a, which translates to MSFVPCRTVLFLALSVAFLQFVKCQEDNEDELSCSENGQVYSNKDIWKPEPCKICVCDSGTILCDEVQCNEVSYCEKVVIPDGDCCPVCQSGEPEAGNTRPGGRIVRGQKGEPGDVPTITGIRGRHGPMGPPGAPGFRGDSGPKGRAGLKGPPGFDGEPGVPGHPGDPGPQGHSSGGQFASHMAGGFDDKTGAQHIMMPGTRGEGGARGPPGPNGAPGAAGPQGPHGDVGDPGPMGASGPRGPEGPIGKPGEDGETGTPGGAGDIGFPGSAGSRGFPGTPGPPGLKGHRGYQGTAGLKGERGALGSKGESGGPGAMGALGPMGPRGMSGERGRPGAAGTPGTRGSQGNVGKPGPMGPLGLSGASGYPGGPGMKGQPGPTGVRGPEGPQGQRGETGHQGRPGPTGNSGTMGTDGGPGSKGPVGNAGPQGPVGLLGPPGPPGPQGSTGQPGIKGQGGDVGVPGFKGEFGPKGELGPSGAQGVLGPQGEEGKRGQRGDPGSIGPQGPVGERGAPGNRGFPGQDGLQGPKGAQGDRGITGTSGPKGSSGDPGRTGEPGLPGARGLTGTPGVQGAEGKPGPLGPPGEDGRPGPAGSTGTRGPAGQMGIIGPKGFSGDAGKAGEQGSAGVSGQRGPPGKDGEVGPAGPPGPHGLAGDRGEQGPPGMHGFQGLPGPAGAPGEGGKPGDQGIPGEGGPVGQTGPRGERGIPGERGELGPNGLPGAKGIPGASGPDGPKGSPGPPGTVGDLGPPGLQGMPGERGISGPPGPKGDRGAVGEKGSEGTPGSDGARGLTGPIGPAGPPGPSGEKGEPGPKGPPGPQGSRAMPGSRGEPGPIGAVGFPGPIGPDGQPGVKGPPGEPGQKGDAGSPGPQGLSGPPGSQGKFGVAGPKGGRGTQGAPGPTGFPGSPGRVGPPGPTGPIGESGPIGLPGKEGPRGLRGDHGPPGRQGERGQPGPGGSPGDKGDSGEDGPTGPDGPPGPSGTTGQRGIVGLSGQRGERGMPGLHGPAGPPGKQGTSGASGDKGPPGPVGVPGANGPRGDPGPDGPAGSDGPPGKEGVIGERGDRGDPGQEGLIGSRGLTGPLGPVGATGGGGKRGEPGSRGPSGPPGPAGKRGLTGPQGPRGDKGDLGDHGERGQKGHRGFAGLQGLPGPPGTTGEQGAPGIIGPSGQRGPPGPFGPPGKEGNIGVDGPMGPPGSRGSSGDIGPQGPPGDSGPPGPPGPSGPPVAAMEDLFGGPQDYDAGLPPPEFSEDEALPQSNSTSVFQADPGVQATLKALSSQIDSMKSPDGSKKHPARTCEDLKQCYADKKSGEYWVDPNQGSAEDAIKVHCNMDTGETCITAIPSSIPRKTWWSSPGSKPVWFGANMNGGTYFTYGNKDQPANTVTVQMTFIRLLSKEASQTITYHCKNTVGYKDESTGNLKKAVILKGSNDVELKAEGNNRFRYTVVEDSCSQANGKWGKTVFEYRTQKTARLPIVDIAPLDIGGSNQEFGIDVGPVCFL; encoded by the exons ATTACTGGAATAAGAGGTCGTCATGGTCCGATG GGACCTCCAGGAGCGCCAGGTTTTAGAGGAGACAGCGGACCCAAGGGTCGAGCT GGTCTGAAAGGTCCCCCAGGATTTGACGGGGAGCCTGGTGTTCCTGGACATCCGGGAGACCCCGGACCACAAGGGCATTCCTCAGGA GGCCAGTTTGCCTCACATATGGCTGGAGGATTTGATGACAAAACAGGAGCCCAACATATCATGATGCCTGGAACTCGT GGGGAGGGAGGAGCAAGAGGACCCCCTGGACCAAATGGAGCACca GGGGCAGCAGGACCTCAGGGACCTCATGGGGATGTAGGTGATCCAGGGCCAATG GGTGCCTCTGGCCCAAGGGGTCCGGAGGGTCCTATAGGGAAACCCGGTGAGGAT GGGGAAACTGGAACTCCGGGGGGTGCTGGAGATATTGGATTTCCTGGGTCTGCG GGATCAAGAGGGTTTCCAGGGACACCGGGACCTCCAGGCTTAAAGGGCCACAGA GGATACCAAGGTACAGCTGGTCTTAAAGGTGAACGTGGAGCTTTGGGATCAAAG ggtgaatcTGGCGGGCCTGGTGCAATGGGTGCCCTTGGACCTATG GGTCCCAGGGGAATGTCAGGAGAGCGAGGACGTCCAGGGGCGGCTGGGACACCG ggTACACGTGGTTCACAAGGCAATGTTGGCAAACCAGGTCCAATG GGTCCTTTGGGACTAAGTGGTGCTTCAGGGTATCCTGGAGGTCCTGGTATGAAG GGTCAACCAGGACCCACTGGTGTGAGGGGGCCGGAGGGACCACAGGgacaaagaggagaaacaggaCATCAAGGAAGACCTGGACCAACTGGCAACAGC GGGACAATGGGCACTGATGGTGGTCCCGGTTCCAAAGGTCCAGTg GGAAATGCTGGTCCTCAGGGTCCTGTTGGTCTGCTTGGTCCACCTGGCCCACCAGGACCTCAGGGAAGCACTGGACAGCCTGGGATCAAAGGTCAAGGG GGAGATGTTGGTGTTCCTGGATTTAAAGGGGAGTTTGGCCCTAAAGGAGAACTT gGTCCATCAGGAGCACAAGGTGTGCTTGGACCTCAGGGAGAGGAGGGCAAACGTGGACAAAGAGGAGATCCTGGTTCCATTGGCCCACAGGGACCTGTTGGTGAGAGA GGGGCTCCTGGAAACCGTGGTTTCCCTGGTCAGGACGGCTTACAGGGTCCGAAG GGTGCACAAGGTGACCGTGGAATAACAGGAACTTCTGGACCAAAAGGATCCTCTGGAGATCCAGGAAGAACAGGGGAACCTGGTCTACCAGGGGCAAGG GGTTTGACAGGAACACCTGGAGTGCAGGGGGCCGAAGGAAAGCCAGGACCACTG GGTCCTCCAGGTGAGGACGGGCGTCCAGGGCCTGCAGGGTCAACTGGAACAAGAGGACCAGCAGGACAGATGGGAATAATTGGTCCCAAGGGTTTTAGT GGAGATGCAGGGAAGGCTGGCGAACAGGGATCTGCAGGAGTATCTGgacagagg GGTCCTCCTGGTAAAGACGGAGAAGTAGGTCCGGCTGGACCACCGGGTCCACAT GGTCTTGCAGGTGACAGAGGTGAACAAGGACCTCCTGGAATGCACGGTTTCCAG GGTTTGCCAGGACCAGCAGGTGCTCCAGGAGAGGGAGGAAAACCTGGCGATCAG GGCATACCTGGAGAAGGTGGCCCTGTAGGCCAAACTGGACCAAGG GGTGAACGTGGAATTCCTGGAGAAAGAGGAGAGCTTGGGCCTAATGGTCTGCCTGGAGCCAAAGGTATTCCAGGAGCATCTGGTCCAGATGGCCCGAAG GGCAGCCCAGGACCTCCGGGTACTGTGGGTGATCTAGGCCCTCCTGGTCTACAGGGTATGCCAGGAGAAAGAGGGATCTCTGGGCCACCTGGTCCAAAAGGAGACAGA GGAGCTGTGGGTGAGAAAGGATCAGAGGGCACTCCAGGAAGTGATGGTGCAAGG GGTTTAACAGGCCCAATTGGCCCTGCAGGACCCCCTGGTCCAAGTGGTGAAAAG GGAGAACCAGGTCCTAAGGGACCACCTGGACCTCAAGGATCAAGAGCAATGCCA GGATCCCGTGGTGAACCTGGGCCGATTGGCGCCGTGGGCTTTCCTGGACCAATT GGTCCAGATGGTCAGCCTGGTGTGAAAGGACCACCAGGAGAGCCTGGACAAAAGGGTGATGCTGGATCTCCTGGCCCTCAAGGGTTATCTGGTCCTCCAGGGTCACAG GGTAAATTTGGTGTGGCTGGACCAAAGGGAGGAAGAGGAACACAAGGGGCACCT GGCCCAACGGGTTTCCCTGGATCACCTGGAAGAGTTGGCCCACCTGGTCCAACA GGCCCTATTGGTGAGTCAGGTCCAATTGGTCTCCCAGGAAAAGAAGGTCCACGCGGTCTTAGAGGAGATCACGGACCACCCGGGCGTCAGGGAGAGAGAGGTCAACCTGGTCCTGGTGGAAGCCCTGGAGACAAAGGAGATTCTGGAGAAGATGGACCAACA GGCCCTGACGGTCCACCAGGACCTTCTGGGACAACAGGGCAGAGGGGTATTGTAGGCCTTTCTGGTCAAAGAGGTGAACGTGGAATGCCGGGACTTCATGGACCAGCA GGTCCTCCTGGAAAACAGGGCACATCAGGAGCTTCAGGAGACAAAGGACCTCCTGGCCCAGTTGGGGTGCCTGGAGCTAACGGACCCCGTGGTGATCCTGGACCtgat GGACCTGCTGGATCTGATGGCCCACCAGGAAAAGAAGGTGTCATAGGAGAACGG GGCGATCGTGGAGATCCAGGTCAAGAGGGTTTGATTGGATCTCGGGGACTAACCGGACCTCTTGGTCCTGTTGGTGCTACCGGTGGTGGAGGAAAACGAGGAGAGCCT GGTTCAAGGGGACCTTCAGGACCCCCGGGTCCTGCTGGAAAGCGAGGACTCACA GGACCACAAGGACCAAGAGGTGATAAGGGAGATTTGGGTGACCATGGAGAAAGAGGACAGAAGGGTCATAGAGGATTTGCAGGTTTACAGGGTCTTCCCGGACCACCT GGCACAACTGGTGAACAGGGAGCTCCTGGCATTATTGGTCCAAGTGGACAAAGG GGACCTCCTGGGCCCTTTGGACCACCAGGAAAGGAAGGGAACATTGGAGTAGATGGACCTATGGGACCTCCTGGTTCAAGAGGATCCAGTGGTGACATAGGACCACAG GGACCTCCTGGAGATTCTGGCCCTCCTGGCCCACCTGGACCTTCTGGTCCTCCCGTTGCAGCTATGGAAGACCTCTTTGGTGGGCCTCAAGATTATGATGCTGGTCTTCCACCCCCAGAGTTCAGTGAGGATGAAGCTCTTCCCCAAAGTAACTCAACTAGCGTGTTTCAGGCTGACCCTGGAGTTCAAGCGACTTTGAAGGCTCTGAGCAGCCAGATTGACAGTATGAAGAGCCCTGATGGTAGCAAGAAACATCCTGCTAGAACTTGCGAGGACTTGAAACAATGCTACGCTGACAAGAAGAGTG GTGAATACTGGGTGGATCCAAACCAGGGCAGTGCAGAGGATGCCATTAAAGTACACTGCAATATGGATACAGGCGAGACATGCATCACTGCCATTCCATCCAGCATCCCTCGAAAAACATGGTGGAGCTCCCCGGGAAGCAAACCAGTGTGGTTTGGAGCCAACATGAATGGTGGAACCTAT ttCACGTACGGGAACAAAGACCAGCCAGCCAACACAGTCACAGTTCAGATGACTTTCATTCGTCTGCTCTCTAAAGAAGCCTCACAAACCATCACTTACCACTGCAAGAACACTGTGGGCTACAAGGATGAATCAACTGGAAACCTCAAGAAGGCAGTGATTCTCAAAGGTTCAAATGATGTCGAACTTAAAGCTGAGGGAAATAACCGCTTTAGATACACTGTGGTTGAAGACAGCTGCTCG CAAGCGAATGGTAAGTGGGGCAAGACAGTTTTTGAATATAGGACCCAGAAAACAGCACGATTACCTATTGTGGATATTGCACCTTTGGACATTGGCGGTTCAAATCAGGAGTTTGGAATTGATGTCGGGCCTGTATGCTTCTTATAA